The nucleotide window GATCCTCAATTCCCAGGGTTTTTTGACATTCCAGTCGATAATCTTTATTGTCAACCACTTCAAACTAATTATATTCAACATAATATTCCAAACTATAAAGATGCTGTGATTGTGTCGCCGGATGCAGGTGGTGCAAAGAGAGCTACTGCCATCGCAGATAACCTTGAATTATCATTTGCGCTAATCcataaagaaagaagatcTCAATTATTAAAGGGTCCTCCTGATGCTACGTTGACATCTGGTGGTGCGCTACCAGTGTCTCCTAGACCATTGGTCACCAACTTGGCTCCTCAAGAGATGAAACATTCTGCTTCCGTTTCTTCAAACGCATCGGTGTCGTCTACAAGTTCAagtaaatatattcaaactACCATGTTAGTCGGGGATGTAAGAAATAAAGTTTGTATTATTGTAGATGATTTGGTGGATACATCATATACGATTACACGTGCAGCCAAGTTGTTGAAGGATCAAGGTGCCACTAAAGTGTATGCATTGATCACACATGGTATCTTTTCAGGAGATGCTCTAGATAGAATCCGTCAAAGTAGTATTGATAAACTGATTATTTCCAATACAATTCCACAAAATAGAACTGTCGACTTTTTAGGGAAGAAAAGAGTGGAAATCATTGACGTTTCTAGGGTCTTCGGAGAAGCTATTAGAAGAATCCATAACGGTGAATCTATCTCTATGTTATTTGAACATGGATGGTAGTATTATCCAAACTAAAGTTTGTACGTCATAATTAAGACAAATATCCTTAAGTaaaaaaatgttaaaaaattacattatttattaaaacaGACTTTTTTTTTGCAGTTgtattaattattttattaatttgaacTTTTTTGTAAGTAAATGAATATGAAAAGCTCTAATGTTTTTTATATAGATTAGACTGCTGAatccttttcttgtttgGGTTGCAAGGCTTTCTGTTCCtgctttcttcttttcaatgCCAATTTTTTCCCATTACCAACTGGAATAAAAAGTAATGTCGAAGATACAGCTGCTAATGCCGACATGAAAGTAAAAACACCACCGTATGTCATTGAATCAGCCATCCTACTTAAACACCCAATGTAAATAGCTGATATTATGCATCTGAATAAATTCAAACAGCCTGTGGCCGTAGAGGCCTTTGTTGGAAATAGATCCACAACTAAAGTAGTTGAGAAAGTTAGGATACAGTTGGAAAATAAGGATCCAAATCCACTCGTCACCAAAACGGCTGCCAATGGAGCTTTGACACTAAGACACCATCCGAATGCGCAAAATCCAGAAGCACTTAGAATTAAAGTAAAAAATGCTGGCTGTAATCTGgctttgaagatattaaatgTATATTTTGGATTATTCTCCATAATATCTTTCACTTCAACAATGTCATTGTTATATTGTTCCAGGAGTATAgcttcttgttcttttaACCAAGTTTGATGTCTAGCTATTTGACGTCTATAAGTCCAGTTAAGGTATCTCCCAGAGGTAACAACACTAATTAATGTGCAGATACCTGATGGTAAATAACAAAGTCCGATTTTAGCTACTGTAAGATGGTATTTACTGCTCAATACAGTAGATAATGCTGTTTGATGTGTGGTATACGTGGCAAATTGTAAACcagaaacaaataataatatgaaaACTTCagtatttttcaatatacCAAATGGAgcaaaaaaatttaaatgaatcTTTGGTTCCATGGTTTCCCAATCAGGGTTGTCTAAAtgtaatttctttcttaaatATGGAACCATTAAACTTGGAGCTCTATTAAGTTTTGATTTTGGAATGATAGAACCATTACCAACAATAGTTCTTTTTGTTTCAGGTAAGATAATGAAGGATATGATCAAACAGATACCAGAACCAATGGCcaaaaaccaaaaaattgCTCTCCAGCTCCAAGTACTAGAGATACCAGCCCCAATCAATGCCCCAAATGCACTGCCCATAACTTGAAATCCAGAAACATAACCAACAAACCCACCTCTTTCTGCTCTCGTAGTGATATCACCCATGATACCACTATTGATAGCAATAACTGGTGATATACCTGCCGCTTGGAGACATCTCAGGACAACAATTTGAGGGTAGGTTTGACAGCATGCCAACCCAATGCAAGCACAGAAGTACACGGCTATGGAACATAAAACAATGGGACGTCTTCCCATTGTATCAGCTAGTCCACCCATGATACTTGGAGAAATACCTTGAAAGATAAAGTAGACCACCACTGTTATATTGACAGATTCTTCCGAGATGTGGAATATTTCCTCAATTTCTGATAGGACAGGATAGTAGATGGCACCTGCAATGGTTGAGAAAAATCCAGTGAAGGCACATTGTAAAACGAGAATCGTCTTCTCGGAGGAACCAAAACGCGAATATGGAACAGCATTGTCGAGATTAGGTTCATCTTTTTTATTCGATTGTGTCTTGCATAAATCAGCCGTTGCTGATGTCTCGTGGATATGAACTGGCTTGTTGTAGCTTAATATGCTCGATTGCTCGGATTGAGCATCTATATAATCATAgtctttcaaattctgagttatttctatttcttgtttcttatCCTTCGCCATCTCAGATCCAGTCATAGTTACGTTACTTTCCTCAATAGAATGAAGATCTGGAGGTGTGTGCAACTAATCATCTCGATGTTCTTATCGAAAATTTTCAGAACACAATTACACGGACTTTGTTTTTCGGATAATAGACCTGCAAGCCAAGACCTTTTTCGAGCGAAAGTGGTAATCCTATTTGGAAAGGATTTCTAGAAAATCACACAATCTTTTCCTGGAATAATGGGAAGAGTATACTCTTTTAAGACTTTATACCATTAATTCACGTCATGTAGAAAACGTTACATttacttttttttcttctaaaGCTCAGGTGGAGGGGACAGATCACTTGAAATATGGGGAAATATAAAAACTGAACCACTAGGGCatcattttttgtttgGAAGAGTTGGGACCTTACAGATGTCACACGATCATCTTGTTTTTCTATCACTACTTAATTTAGGAAAGTCTGGTACTAGATATAGAATTACAGACGCGAATTTTTTTCAGAAGCGTGGGACCAGTACAATGGCTTGTAGTAGCACTATGCACACAGTGTCATATTGCATCCCACATATTCGGAAGAGGTATAGGAGTAAAAAGTAAAGGCCACCATTCGCATGCTTAAAAGATCATTCGAGTCTGAGACACAATTAAAAGCACCAGATAATTTAAGACTATGCCTCACTAGACATTCCTTTCAGGATTCTGAATGCGTATCTTACGCTACTGTATTAccatctttgaagaagaagcataGATATTACTTGTTTGGCACAAGTGATGTTTTCACAATTGATCATCTTAGTGAAGATTCTATAAAGCTACAAAAAAATACGCGAGCAGTAAGAGCCGCACACTGTTTAAAGGCAATATCTACTAAAAGAGGTTTCATTgtgataaataaaaaagatAATTGCATATCTCTCTATGCTGAAGAGAATGAAGATCTAAGGCTAACCTCTAACAAACTGTGTTTTAGCAGTGACAAAAATATACCTGAAGGGATGCATTGGATGCTGAAAactattgatgaaaatagCTTTCTATATGCATATGACAAGCACATTATAAGAATATGCAAAAGCTTTCCATATTTTAAGCAAGAAGATTTTATTGATACATGTCCAATTGTCTATCGTTTAGGATTTAATTCAGAAATACTCCATTTTGAAGTAGTTGCAGGCAAAACGTTGGTTATCTTATTCAGATCTACTACAACAGGttattttggaattgaGTATCTGTCTCTCAAAAACGGAATCAGTGATTGTAATTCAGTTAAGAAATACATCCTAGGACAAATGGAAGATACGACTAAATTACGGATAAGGAAGGTTTACAAAGATCATTTATTGTGTCTTGATTGTAATTACATCTGGATATGTAAGGTTGGTCGGGCACCAAAACGATTTAATCTTAATCTTCCAACTGacattggaaaaattattcagGAGTATGAGGTCGAAAACCCTCCTAAATCCAAAATACTTTTAAAACTATCGTTTTTCACTTCATTTGGGTATCTAGTTGTGATAAATGTAAATACTGAAATCCCAAAATCTAAACACACTTTGAACAAGGAGATAATACGAACCGCAATTGCTGTAGATCATTTGAAGGATGGAGTGGAGATTAGGTACATACggaaaattaataaaagaatagaTCTTTGCGTATTTTCCAACGGACAGTGCTCCACATATTCGCGTAAAACAGATAAACACACCCTACACCGAGTTGTTGAAAGCAATAAAATGTATCTAGATTCACATGCTATTGATTATGGTGGGTCAGACTTTGActcaataatttcttgtggcttttcttcaaaagattgcgggtttattgaaaagagaacATGCCGTTGGGAAGGCCATGAATTTACTATTTTGAACTCGTATAAACTTCCCCATGAACCGATACTAGAGATGCAAGTATCCCGTGATTATCGGATAACctataaatttgaaaatgcGAAGTATGAGGTACCGACACGAATTGATGACCCCAACACAATTGCACAAATTTCCTCAGAGTTAGAAATTACAACTACTGAACAGGTAAACGAATTGTACGACCTTTTTAGCATTGATAGAACCTCGTCGGGTAGAAAAATtgtttccatttcaaaaatagCAACTCCCAGAGGAGAATCTGGTTGTCAGCCTCCCTCTTCTTCCtatgtttttcttttaataaatacaaAAATGTCTACTGGAGATTGTAACaatattattggaattgaaaataatgaaaggAATGGACTGCCAACGATTCTTTGGAATGTATCAATTGCTGGATTAGACACAATGTCGCTGGTTGGAGCAGCACAACGAAGAAGTGGCAGTAAAGTCAAATACTTTACTTATTTATATCATGATGATCAAATCACTCTATTTCATGATAATGTGAAAGAATACGTGTTGGAACTTCCGACAAGTGCCTGTGTAACGAAACTTCTGGTGCTAACTAATCATGATTCTGAGCTGAATACGGATGTGGTTTTTGTggttttgttgttttctGATGGATGTATCCAAATTTATTCTGAAGACTTAAGAGaatcatttttaaagaTACAATTAAATGACGCAAGTCCTATTCAGTTCTTGGGACGTGGTATTGAAGTATTTGATTATTGCCTACTCTTTAATAGAGAGACCATTGTACTGTTGAATTTGCACACTTTTGAGTATAGTACCTTTTCTCTTGGCTTAAACATTCGTTCCATTGTTAAGTTTGGCAaagttattgaagaattaaaatttgtCATTTTGGATAATAGTTCGAACATTTACGAAATAGAACTTCCGCCTATTGATAGGAAAGTGCACGTCAAAATTGTTCCTCAAACTTCTAAATTACCCCTCAAAATGTCGCTGTTACATAGTTCTCATAGTCTTTCCATAATTCTCTCGAAGACACCAAAGCGATACGTGCTTcaacttttcaattattccACCATGAAGActattcatcaatttcaattatgTCGTTGGGATTCTCAAACAAATTCTCATACTATTTTAAAGCCTTTTTGTGAGAAGACCTCAACTTCATCTCATTGGAAAGGATTTGCATTACGTCAGGTGTTTATCTTGTTTTACATTAAGAGTAATTCTTCCCccattttcaatcttgtTCGAGTCAGAGATAACAAATTAAACATTCTACAAAGTGGCAAATTGGGTGGTCTTGTCACGTCGATCGCCGTAGATCCTAGCATGTCGCATGTTTTCTTCCTTGGTGATATAGaggaaaaatttgaaattgtatTTGATCGTACTGACGGTAACCCACAATTACGACTTATAAGTACAGTTCGGAATAAAGATGGGTTCATATCTGGTGCGTTCTTCAAAGACGACAAACTTATCAGAGTGCatccattttttgaatttcataAAGGGAAGAGGGATACTGAAATACAAGATGAACAAGACAAATGGGAAGCGACAATTAGTAATATCTGTTATGATTATTTTGGGGTAACCAACATCGTTACCAAGTTTGTTCCTaatgatatattttcaaaaaatgatatGCAGCTCACTGGAAACAGAGTACGAGAACTAGATATCTTTAGAAATTTAACAAGGAAAGGTGTCCATTATGGAGGTCGTTTGTACCGAGCCATGTCAGATGCggaaaatattctttatttatttgcAGAGAATACCGAAGTGGAAGGTTCAAACAACGGAATTATCTCCCCCTTCGTTAAACACAAGATACCAGGTTTGGTTCTTAATATATCATCAGTAGGTCctacttttgaaaatatgcAAAAGATTAACGGATCCAGAGGAGGAAGATCAAGGTCACATGTTCCATTATTCATTGTGTCATGCGCTGATGGTTTAGTGTATATTATATCGGTATGCACGGATCGATATATgattaagaaatatgaGGAATCAAGTAAAAAAGGGCGTTCATTGCAAATACCCAATACAGAGTctattttcattgaaaatacaTTCCCCTCGGGTGACATGAGAGATACACGGATCGGGTTTTTTGATGGAGATGATTATGAATCACATCACTAAATAATATTTGCGTATAATTGATTTATAGACTATTTAtggaattttccaattttttaacgtaatttaatttttttgttgtttatattACCAGTGTTTTGAATAATTAGTAGATTTTTAAACCGAAAAGgcaaaataaaaacaaaaaagtAACTCTTCATCAAAGGGAGTTTATGAAAAGTAAAACCATATTATTTCAAGAGGAAAGGGCAGTCAATATTTATCCGAAACTGGCTGCTATAGCTTAAAAAGAAGTCATCATGACCGACATACAAGACAATTACACAACGCCTGTCGTTTTTGCGGGTAATGCATTGCGGCTACGATATATTAATCCACTGTTTGTTCTACAAATTCAACAATAAAGACAATCCAAGTAATTTACACATATATTATCGATATTTTGTCTCAAGAAACAGTTAGGGCAAATGTTCCACGAATAAACAACGCATGAAGGCGATGAGTGtgcaaacaaacaaaaagGCATTCTCTAAACCTAACACGTTGTTACTACTTCTCTTTGCAGAAAAATAACAAGACGTTATCTATGTTGTGCACGTACGTACGCATGCACTCACGTAAATAAAGTTCATGTGATGTAATCGATGACAAATTACTAAATCGGATCATTTGAGTGGCTACTTACTTTACCTGCACACCTGTCCGTCTACTTGTTAATCTTTCTCGAGCCAAACTTCAAGAAGGGATCAGTGAAAAACGTTGGTGCATCATTCTtatcaacatcatcaatggATGGATGATTCCATTCAATTAAAACGTCTTTTAGCATTCTCCAACATCACGTGCCACAAGCTTTGACGTTGAAAAAACCGGTGTTTGAGGCCCGTGCACCGCGCACTTCCTGTCGGCCACCCACACACCGCACCAAAAACTTTTGGCCTTTTGGCCCTTTGGCCCTTTGACCCTTCCACGTGACCCCCGGGGCCCAAGGGCCAAACAAACCCTCGTGCACCTCTTCCCCTCGTTAGGGTTGCCGTCACACAACGAGACCAACTGCACTCGAGGGCTCAAAAGACCCCGCTACGCCCGTTTCTGAAGAACCCCACTCTCAAGAAGCCAACCCTTAGGGCTTCCCGAGACCAACTGTTCGTTCCGTTTTCACCAATATCCGGATTTTGAACCCTGACTCAGTCGTCTCAGGAAAACCACAAGGAAAACCACCAGAAAATGACCCGGAAAACTTTTTCGTCACCTCCCCCGTTTTCCATTTCCATTACGTTTGGTTCATCTTCATATATATCATAATACAATTTACCTCTGAAACTTTCCCACCATGGCGTTCATCCCCTTTTCGTTATGGGGTTCCCTGCTTTAACTTCTTTAATGGCgcaatatattatatttactTACTCCCATTTAACActtcttgtttcttttcaCTTCTTACTTATCTCTTACTTgttaaaaaaaatgaacGTAATCAAATATAGCAAGCCATTGCTCACATATTCCAGAACTTCATATTCAATACTGCACAAGTCCTCTACAAATCTAATAACCGCAAGatcaaaaacaacaacaacaacaacaaaatcCAAACCCAAAACAATGGCTTCTCCAAACAGATTAAAGAACTTGAGTGTAAATTTCCCCATCAAGAAATCCGAATCAACCGTATCATTACACCCGTTATCTCGTGACCCTTTCAAAGTAACTATCATAGGGTCCGGTAACTGGGGGACCACCATCGCCAAGGTGGTCGCTGAAAACACAGCCATCCACACACATGTCTTCCATAAGGAGGTACAGATGTGGGTTTTCGAAGAAAAAATCGACGGTGTTAATCTAACAGAAATTATAAACACTAAGCatgaaaatgttaaatATTTGCCCGGTATCGACTTACCAGAAAATTTAGTCGCAAATCCCTCTTTGACAGATGCCGTCAAGGATGCTGATATCTTGGTCTTTAACGTGCCTCATCAATTCTTAGCCAGAATTGTGGGACAATTACAAGGTCATGTGAAAGAAGGCGCAAGGGGTATCTCTTGTTTGAAAGGTTTTGAAGTCGGTGTTAAGGGGGTACAATTATTATCCTCTTACATTACTGATGAATTAGGAGTCGCTTGTGGTGCCTTATCTGGTGCTAATTTGGCTCCAGAAGTCGCTAAGGAACATTTCTCAGAGACTACCGTGGCGTACCAATTACCAAAGGATTTCAAAGGTGAAGGGAAAGATGTCGATCATAAGATTTTGAAAGCTTTGTTCCATAGACCTTATTTCCATGTAAATGTCATTGATGATGTCGCAGGGATTTCCATCGCTGGTGCCTTGAAGAACGTCGTAGCACTTGGTTGTGGGTTCGTCGAGGGACTAGGTTGGGGTAGTAATGCAGGTGCCGCCATTCAAAGAGTGGGTCTAggtgaaattattaaatttggtCAAATGTTCTTCCCTGAATCAAGAGTGGAAACTTATTATCAAGAAAGTGCAGGTGTCGCTGATTTAATTACTACTTGTTCCGGTGGTAGAAATGTTAAAGTGGCTAAATTCATGGCAAAGACTGGGAAGAGTGCCTTAGAAGCTGAAaaggaattattaaatggCCAATCTGCTCAAGGTATTATTACCTGTAAGGAAGTTCATGAATGGTTAGACAAGTGTGAATTGACTCAAGAATTCCCATTATTAGAAGCTGTTTACCAAATCGTTTACAATAATGCACCAATGGAAAACATACCGGACATGATTGAAGCTTTAGAAGATTTTGgtttttaaattatcatcacATTTgcatatttgaaagatacGACGAAACGAGACGAGAAGATAACCCATACGAATAGAATAGAATATCGAACCACAcctcatcctcatcataacactaataaaataataataacaaacaaacaaacaaacaacatCATGTCCCTTACATTCACTATATAAGTCATCATCTGTATATTAATCAACCAACTATAAACgaataaagaattatttacTGTCATTGATTAACCGctattatttctttatattgTCGTTAAAGGAACTTAACAACGAAATGGTTTGACCCAAGATTATGTAATCAGTAACACGGCATTTTTGTTATGGTGAGGGCACAATTCGTCGCTTTTTAATGTCCACCAGATCAGGGTTAGGAAAGAGAAACAGTTTCAAATGGGTTACCCTTATAGGGGTTTTCAAAGAGTCCTTCGCATGACACGCATGTTTCCCATTCTAAAAATTGCGCCCTAAGGGCTCCGCTCACAAATCTCATATCTCGACCAGTTTCCACAATCAAAATCGTTGACTCACACAGTCATCCGTTATCTTTTCgttttttttcattcatgGTCGCTTCGCTAACTTTGTCACTTAACTAcactttttcaaaatataaaaacCCAACTAGTGCAACTCGttatttctttcctttAAATACATTTCTCTTCATTCACTTTCCATTTTTGGTTCATAATccatcaataataaattaattacattattaaactacaaatatcaaaaaatatgtCTAAAGGAAAAGTTTGTTTGGCTTACTCTGGTGGTCTAGATACCTCCATCATCTTAGCTTGGTTGCTAGAACAAGGTTATGAAGTCGTTGCCTTCATGGCCGATGTCGgtcaagaagaagatttcgAAGCTGCTAAGGAAAAGGCTTTGAAGATCGGTGCTACCAAGTACGTCTGTGTCGACTGTAAGGAAGACTTTGTCAAGGATATCTTGTTCCCAGCTGTTCAATGTAACGCTGTCTACGAAGACATCTACTTGATGGGTACTTCTTTGGCCAGACCAATTATTGCTAAGGCTCAAATTGATGTTGCTGAAAAGGAAGGTTGTTTCGCTGTTTCTCA belongs to Naumovozyma castellii chromosome 3, complete genome and includes:
- the PRS5 gene encoding ribose phosphate diphosphokinase subunit PRS5 (ancestral locus Anc_3.166), with protein sequence MSGIVIFGGDSHPDLVKMICENVNIHPSEVTLGKFSNGETSISIGESVREKDVYVIQSGCGQVNDTFIQLLILISACKSASASRVTAVLPYFCYSRQPDIPYTAKGAPLISKPKEHYTFESRAGTAVSSVMTQRPGADSPFKSLDSAIRSTINLEHPQPQRGPPGLSKAMSLSRIPMIPGGKVQTPGATSDAGELFNSQNAGYKLWVVQAGTLIANLLTASGADHVITMDLHDPQFPGFFDIPVDNLYCQPLQTNYIQHNIPNYKDAVIVSPDAGGAKRATAIADNLELSFALIHKERRSQLLKGPPDATLTSGGALPVSPRPLVTNLAPQEMKHSASVSSNASVSSTSSSKYIQTTMLVGDVRNKVCIIVDDLVDTSYTITRAAKLLKDQGATKVYALITHGIFSGDALDRIRQSSIDKLIISNTIPQNRTVDFLGKKRVEIIDVSRVFGEAIRRIHNGESISMLFEHGW
- the NCAS0C03610 gene encoding uncharacterized protein (ancestral locus Anc_1.464), producing the protein MLKRSFESETQLKAPDNLRLCLTRHSFQDSECVSYATVLPSLKKKHRYYLFGTSDVFTIDHLSEDSIKLQKNTRAVRAAHCLKAISTKRGFIVINKKDNCISLYAEENEDLRLTSNKLCFSSDKNIPEGMHWMLKTIDENSFLYAYDKHIIRICKSFPYFKQEDFIDTCPIVYRLGFNSEILHFEVVAGKTLVILFRSTTTGYFGIEYLSLKNGISDCNSVKKYILGQMEDTTKLRIRKVYKDHLLCLDCNYIWICKVGRAPKRFNLNLPTDIGKIIQEYEVENPPKSKILLKLSFFTSFGYLVVINVNTEIPKSKHTLNKEIIRTAIAVDHLKDGVEIRYIRKINKRIDLCVFSNGQCSTYSRKTDKHTLHRVVESNKMYLDSHAIDYGGSDFDSIISCGFSSKDCGFIEKRTCRWEGHEFTILNSYKLPHEPILEMQVSRDYRITYKFENAKYEVPTRIDDPNTIAQISSELEITTTEQVNELYDLFSIDRTSSGRKIVSISKIATPRGESGCQPPSSSYVFLLINTKMSTGDCNNIIGIENNERNGLPTILWNVSIAGLDTMSLVGAAQRRSGSKVKYFTYLYHDDQITLFHDNVKEYVLELPTSACVTKLLVLTNHDSELNTDVVFVVLLFSDGCIQIYSEDLRESFLKIQLNDASPIQFLGRGIEVFDYCLLFNRETIVLLNLHTFEYSTFSLGLNIRSIVKFGKVIEELKFVILDNSSNIYEIELPPIDRKVHVKIVPQTSKLPLKMSLLHSSHSLSIILSKTPKRYVLQLFNYSTMKTIHQFQLCRWDSQTNSHTILKPFCEKTSTSSHWKGFALRQVFILFYIKSNSSPIFNLVRVRDNKLNILQSGKLGGLVTSIAVDPSMSHVFFLGDIEEKFEIVFDRTDGNPQLRLISTVRNKDGFISGAFFKDDKLIRVHPFFEFHKGKRDTEIQDEQDKWEATISNICYDYFGVTNIVTKFVPNDIFSKNDMQLTGNRVRELDIFRNLTRKGVHYGGRLYRAMSDAENILYLFAENTEVEGSNNGIISPFVKHKIPGLVLNISSVGPTFENMQKINGSRGGRSRSHVPLFIVSCADGLVYIISVCTDRYMIKKYEESSKKGRSLQIPNTESIFIENTFPSGDMRDTRIGFFDGDDYESHH
- the NCAS0C03600 gene encoding MFS transporter (ancestral locus Anc_2.242); its protein translation is MTGSEMAKDKKQEIEITQNLKDYDYIDAQSEQSSILSYNKPVHIHETSATADLCKTQSNKKDEPNLDNAVPYSRFGSSEKTILVLQCAFTGFFSTIAGAIYYPVLSEIEEIFHISEESVNITVVVYFIFQGISPSIMGGLADTMGRRPIVLCSIAVYFCACIGLACCQTYPQIVVLRCLQAAGISPVIAINSGIMGDITTRAERGGFVGYVSGFQVMGSAFGALIGAGISSTWSWRAIFWFLAIGSGICLIISFIILPETKRTIVGNGSIIPKSKLNRAPSLMVPYLRKKLHLDNPDWETMEPKIHLNFFAPFGILKNTEVFILLFVSGLQFATYTTHQTALSTVLSSKYHLTVAKIGLCYLPSGICTLISVVTSGRYLNWTYRRQIARHQTWLKEQEAILLEQYNNDIVEVKDIMENNPKYTFNIFKARLQPAFFTLILSASGFCAFGWCLSVKAPLAAVLVTSGFGSLFSNCILTFSTTLVVDLFPTKASTATGCLNLFRCIISAIYIGCLSRMADSMTYGGVFTFMSALAAVSSTLLFIPVGNGKKLALKRRKQEQKALQPKQEKDSAV
- the NCAS0C03620 gene encoding glycerol-3-phosphate dehydrogenase family protein (ancestral locus Anc_3.169) — its product is MGFPALTSLMAQYIIFTYSHLTLLVSFHFLLISYLLKKMNVIKYSKPLLTYSRTSYSILHKSSTNLITARSKTTTTTTKSKPKTMASPNRLKNLSVNFPIKKSESTVSLHPLSRDPFKVTIIGSGNWGTTIAKVVAENTAIHTHVFHKEVQMWVFEEKIDGVNLTEIINTKHENVKYLPGIDLPENLVANPSLTDAVKDADILVFNVPHQFLARIVGQLQGHVKEGARGISCLKGFEVGVKGVQLLSSYITDELGVACGALSGANLAPEVAKEHFSETTVAYQLPKDFKGEGKDVDHKILKALFHRPYFHVNVIDDVAGISIAGALKNVVALGCGFVEGLGWGSNAGAAIQRVGLGEIIKFGQMFFPESRVETYYQESAGVADLITTCSGGRNVKVAKFMAKTGKSALEAEKELLNGQSAQGIITCKEVHEWLDKCELTQEFPLLEAVYQIVYNNAPMENIPDMIEALEDFGF